In Curtobacterium sp. TC1, the following proteins share a genomic window:
- a CDS encoding GspE/PulE family protein, whose amino-acid sequence MATLSEILILNGALPIEHLDSMTGDEDLDERAIRGLVDQGVVSEAQFITARAASNNSRTVPLTDYPVDGTAVSILPAALCRRHGVLGVGFEGELLILAMVNPTNVLAIDDARAASGRPIKPLQVDERDLLTALDRYLRADDELNDLTSSLEEEAAVSSSAQVDLADGALDDVPIVRFVNLLVSQAIQDHASDIHIEPGEHEVRIRYRIDGVLHEMAPAPKNIQNGVISRLKIMSDIDIAERRKPQDGRMSVRHGGRQIDLRVATLPTVWGEKVVMRILDNTNTSLTLKDLNLLEQNFQAYQRSYSKPYGMILVTGPTGSGKSTTLYTTLNAVAKPEINVITVEDPVEYRMAGINQVQVNPKAGLTFASALRSILRSDPDVVLLGEIRDHETAQIAIEASLTGHLVLSTLHTNDAPSAVTRLTEMDIEPFLVGSALDSVVAQRLARRLCDRCKAPAVYEAEQLRALGFLRPGDEVPAFFAPIGCAVCSNTGYRGRIALHEVMTVTEEIERLAVSRASSAEISRVAQAQGMLTLRQDGFEKVKLGLTSVDEILRVVA is encoded by the coding sequence ATGGCGACCCTGTCCGAGATCCTCATCCTGAACGGCGCTCTGCCGATCGAGCACCTCGACTCGATGACGGGCGACGAGGACCTCGACGAGCGCGCCATCCGCGGCCTGGTCGACCAGGGCGTCGTGAGCGAGGCGCAGTTCATCACCGCCCGGGCGGCCTCGAACAACTCCCGCACCGTCCCGCTCACCGACTACCCGGTCGACGGCACGGCGGTCTCGATCCTGCCCGCGGCGCTCTGCCGCCGGCACGGCGTCCTCGGCGTCGGCTTCGAGGGCGAGCTGCTCATCCTCGCGATGGTCAACCCGACCAACGTGCTGGCGATCGACGACGCACGCGCCGCGTCCGGCCGACCGATCAAGCCGCTCCAGGTCGACGAGCGCGACCTGCTCACCGCGCTCGACCGCTACCTGCGTGCCGACGACGAACTCAACGACCTGACCTCGTCGCTCGAGGAAGAAGCCGCCGTCAGCTCGTCGGCCCAGGTCGACCTGGCCGACGGCGCCCTCGACGACGTCCCGATCGTCCGCTTCGTCAACCTGCTCGTGTCGCAGGCCATCCAGGACCACGCCTCGGACATCCACATCGAGCCCGGCGAGCACGAGGTCCGGATCCGGTACCGCATCGACGGCGTGCTGCACGAGATGGCCCCGGCACCGAAGAACATCCAGAACGGCGTCATCAGCCGTCTGAAGATCATGAGCGACATCGACATCGCCGAACGTCGCAAGCCACAGGACGGCCGCATGTCGGTCCGTCACGGCGGCCGCCAGATCGACCTCCGCGTGGCGACGCTGCCCACCGTGTGGGGCGAGAAGGTCGTCATGCGGATCCTCGACAACACGAACACGTCGTTGACCCTCAAGGACCTCAACCTCCTCGAGCAGAACTTCCAGGCGTACCAGCGGTCGTACTCGAAGCCCTACGGCATGATCCTGGTCACCGGGCCCACCGGCTCAGGCAAGTCCACGACCCTCTACACGACGCTGAACGCCGTCGCCAAGCCGGAGATCAACGTCATCACCGTCGAGGACCCGGTCGAGTACCGGATGGCCGGCATCAACCAGGTGCAGGTCAACCCGAAGGCCGGACTGACGTTCGCGTCCGCACTGCGCTCGATCCTGCGGTCCGACCCCGACGTCGTCCTGCTCGGCGAGATCCGCGACCACGAGACCGCCCAGATCGCCATCGAGGCATCCCTCACCGGTCACCTCGTGCTCTCCACGCTGCACACGAACGACGCCCCGTCGGCGGTGACCCGTCTCACCGAGATGGACATCGAGCCCTTCCTGGTCGGTTCCGCCCTCGACTCCGTCGTCGCCCAGCGTCTGGCGCGACGGCTGTGCGACCGGTGCAAGGCGCCCGCCGTGTACGAGGCCGAGCAGCTCCGCGCGCTCGGGTTCCTGCGCCCCGGCGACGAGGTCCCGGCGTTCTTCGCCCCCATCGGCTGCGCGGTCTGCTCGAACACCGGGTACCGCGGCCGCATCGCCCTGCACGAGGTCATGACCGTCACCGAGGAGATCGAGCGCCTCGCCGTCTCGCGTGCCTCGAGCGCTGAGATCAGCCGTGTCGCCCAGGCGCAGGGGATGCTCACGCTCCGCCAGGACGGCTTCGAGAAGGTCAAGCTCGGTCTCACGAGCGTCGACGAGATCCTGCGCGTGGTCGCGTAG
- a CDS encoding GNAT family N-acetyltransferase — protein sequence MATLRERITAPAHLSFPTAVGGLTFRAGALDDVGAMHAVAVASAAVDDPHARPSTADLERSLSTEGSDVARDTVVGVDAGGHVQAYGIVIDVPSRVTAARAVLEGTVHPDLRGRGIGRRVLAWQVGRARQRLATLDVDLPATLDVGGRQGSSALRLAAHFGFAPVRTWLDMQVVFDDRGRDSEAVPTLPDGLVLRPVTVDDIEPLRSAKNDAFRDHWGSQPMVASDWRGFLTSDKSRLDLSRVVVGADGTVLAFTIVEVEPDGFAARGHSYGYVHWVGVVRAARGTGLAPIVLDATLLAIRADGLSAAVLHVDAENPSGAGRIYERLGFVAGEVHVTASTSL from the coding sequence ATGGCGACCCTGCGCGAACGGATCACGGCCCCGGCACACCTCTCGTTCCCCACGGCGGTCGGCGGGCTGACGTTCCGTGCCGGCGCGCTCGACGACGTCGGGGCGATGCACGCCGTCGCGGTCGCGTCGGCCGCGGTCGACGACCCGCACGCTCGGCCCTCCACAGCCGACCTCGAACGGTCGTTGTCCACCGAAGGGTCGGACGTCGCCCGGGACACCGTGGTGGGCGTCGATGCTGGAGGGCATGTGCAGGCCTACGGCATCGTCATCGACGTCCCCTCCCGGGTCACCGCCGCGCGTGCGGTGCTCGAGGGGACGGTCCACCCCGACCTGCGCGGGCGGGGGATCGGACGACGGGTGCTCGCGTGGCAGGTCGGCCGTGCCCGGCAGCGCCTGGCGACGCTCGACGTCGACCTGCCGGCCACGCTCGACGTCGGTGGGCGGCAGGGGTCCTCGGCGCTCCGGCTGGCGGCACACTTCGGCTTCGCACCGGTGCGCACCTGGCTCGACATGCAGGTCGTGTTCGACGACCGGGGGCGGGACTCCGAGGCGGTCCCCACGCTGCCGGACGGACTCGTCCTGCGGCCCGTCACGGTGGACGACATCGAACCGCTCCGGTCGGCCAAGAACGACGCCTTCCGCGACCACTGGGGTTCCCAGCCGATGGTCGCGTCGGACTGGCGGGGGTTCCTCACCTCGGACAAGAGCCGGCTGGACCTGTCGCGGGTCGTCGTGGGCGCTGACGGCACCGTCCTCGCGTTCACGATCGTCGAGGTCGAGCCCGACGGGTTCGCCGCGCGGGGCCACTCGTACGGGTACGTGCACTGGGTCGGTGTCGTCCGTGCCGCACGGGGGACGGGGCTCGCGCCGATCGTCCTCGACGCGACCCTGCTGGCGATCCGTGCCGACGGCCTGTCCGCGGCGGTGCTGCACGTCGACGCCGAGAACCCGAGCGGAGCCGGTCGCATCTACGAACGACTCGGCTTCGTCGCCGGCGAGGTCCACGTCACGGCGTCGACGTCGCTCTGA
- a CDS encoding VOC family protein, whose product MEITSVTVGLPVTDIEASCLWYGAVFERAEPDLEPEDGVAEYEVGGIWIQLYEDDSAEENPVSVRFGVDDVGAQHARIGALGIDIGPVECVDGAVDWFDVRDPDGNVLSLFSLVDETGRGSGRDNGADRAL is encoded by the coding sequence ATGGAGATCACGAGCGTGACCGTGGGGCTGCCCGTCACCGACATCGAGGCGTCCTGCCTCTGGTACGGCGCCGTGTTCGAGCGCGCCGAACCGGACCTCGAACCCGAGGACGGTGTCGCCGAGTACGAGGTCGGCGGGATCTGGATCCAGCTCTACGAGGACGACTCCGCCGAGGAGAACCCCGTGAGCGTTCGGTTCGGCGTCGACGACGTCGGCGCACAGCACGCCCGCATCGGCGCCCTCGGCATCGACATCGGCCCCGTCGAGTGCGTCGACGGCGCCGTGGACTGGTTCGACGTCCGCGACCCCGACGGCAACGTCCTCAGCCTGTTCTCCCTGGTCGACGAGACCGGTCGCGGATCGGGACGCGACAACGGCGCGGACCGCGCGCTCTAG